The following are from one region of the Pantoea cypripedii genome:
- a CDS encoding amino acid ABC transporter permease produces the protein MNDMLSIVENYRDLILVGGYPDGPLGGLALTLLIAAAGLICAFPLAILIGIARTSKHKIIYVPVTLFSSVIRGLPVLMLVFWSYFAVPLISGHAISGVKTLTVALIIYEMAFLGEVVRAGINAIPKGQTEAARTLGISYTRTMFEIILPQALFNMIPSILNQFINLIKNTSLGYVIGVAELTYSAYQINTLELTKPLQVFGVLAIIYFIICFSLTQLVGKLESVLKKKH, from the coding sequence ATGAACGATATGCTTTCAATCGTGGAGAACTATCGCGACCTGATTCTGGTGGGCGGTTATCCTGACGGCCCGCTGGGCGGATTAGCCCTGACATTGCTGATTGCGGCGGCGGGTTTAATCTGCGCATTCCCGCTGGCGATATTGATCGGCATTGCCCGCACCAGCAAACATAAAATCATCTATGTGCCGGTAACATTATTTTCCAGCGTGATTCGCGGCCTGCCGGTATTGATGCTGGTGTTCTGGTCTTATTTTGCGGTGCCGTTAATTTCCGGCCATGCTATCTCGGGCGTGAAGACGCTGACGGTGGCGTTGATTATTTATGAAATGGCATTTTTAGGCGAAGTGGTCAGGGCCGGTATTAATGCGATCCCAAAGGGACAAACTGAAGCTGCCCGTACCCTGGGGATCAGTTACACCCGAACGATGTTTGAGATTATTTTGCCGCAGGCATTATTTAATATGATTCCCAGTATTCTGAATCAGTTTATCAACCTGATAAAAAATACCTCGCTGGGTTATGTCATTGGTGTTGCCGAATTAACCTACTCCGCTTATCAAATCAATACGCTGGAGTTAACCAAGCCGCTACAGGTATTTGGCGTGCTGGCAATTATCTATTTCATTATCTGTTTTTCGTTGACGCAGCTGGTTGGAAAACTTGAAAGCGTTTTAAAGAAAAAACACTAA
- a CDS encoding nucleotidyltransferase domain-containing protein, giving the protein MNIQTGLHGVNESMHRRVREVLLQIEDEHDVRILFACESGSRGWGFASPDSDYDVRFLYVHKPEWYLRVESPRDVIEKPIDAELDVCGWEWRKALGLLKRANPTLIDWLDSPIIYRQNDDVMARINAISKFFFSPERARWHYRSMAHKNFRQYLQDDEVRLKKYFYVLRPLLAVRWIEAGKGAPPMRFDQLLQGTLDDGPLLQDIAALLAAKQRAGEAQYGPRRPVIHAFIEDELARTEVALARSADKRDDALLDALLFETVLGNHA; this is encoded by the coding sequence ATGAACATACAGACTGGATTACACGGCGTAAATGAGTCAATGCATAGGCGCGTTCGGGAAGTTCTGCTCCAAATCGAAGATGAACACGATGTGCGTATTCTGTTTGCCTGTGAATCAGGCAGCCGCGGCTGGGGCTTTGCCTCACCAGATAGTGATTATGATGTGCGTTTTCTCTACGTGCACAAACCTGAGTGGTATCTGCGCGTTGAATCGCCGCGAGATGTTATCGAAAAACCGATCGACGCTGAACTTGATGTCTGCGGCTGGGAATGGCGCAAAGCGCTGGGGCTGTTAAAGCGCGCCAACCCGACACTTATCGACTGGCTGGACTCCCCCATCATATACCGGCAGAACGATGATGTGATGGCCCGCATTAACGCTATCAGCAAATTTTTCTTTTCACCGGAACGCGCGCGTTGGCACTACCGGTCCATGGCGCATAAGAACTTTCGGCAGTATCTGCAAGACGATGAAGTCAGGCTGAAAAAGTACTTTTATGTGTTGCGCCCGCTGTTAGCCGTGCGCTGGATAGAAGCGGGCAAAGGCGCACCACCGATGCGTTTCGATCAGTTGCTGCAGGGAACCCTGGATGATGGCCCGTTACTGCAGGATATTGCGGCGTTGCTTGCTGCTAAACAGCGAGCCGGTGAAGCGCAATATGGGCCACGCCGGCCCGTGATACATGCCTTTATCGAGGATGAACTGGCTCGTACTGAAGTTGCACTCGCCCGATCAGCAGACAAGCGGGATGACGCATTGTTGGATGCACTGCTATTTGAAACCGTGCTGGGAAACCATGCTTAA
- a CDS encoding AIDA repeat-containing protein — MNKAYRIVWSAARQAWVVASERAGSGGRPPMAVKKAACAILLLGGGIASQPAAAVTYTGTISGAGVTQTLNSGDTATGMTVTNHAWQYVSSGALATSTSVTNDANQTVFAGGSAVATTLNNSGSFQYVSSGGVATGTTVNSGSRQYVYSGGSVFSTTLNSGGSIGLNPGATAFDLTVNSGGRANIAGGTASNVVLNSGGYLSAVVSAVVTDFTQLAGGSLTADTSTTIDGTNSLGAFSISGGVANNLLMENNGILTVLSGTSAINTTLGSAGLAVVYSGGTALDTTVNSNGNQIILSGGSATSSVLNGGTETVSGTATGTTVNLNGVQYVSAGGSAISTVINSGQATVFGTATGTTVNLGGTQYVSSGGSAISTVINGGEESVYGTATGTTVNQGDQYVGVGGVATGTTVNSSGWQYVYGVANSAIVNTSATQYVQSGGSANATIVEGGNQFVTSAGTATDTVVNSGGQINVAGSVTSATINNGAFAYLYSGGSTNATQINSGGIEYVNSGSLSTSAVVNSGGYQTVYAGAEAVDTTVLGGTQQVLGEATSTTVNSGGAQYIYSGGTATGTEIGAGAAQGIYGTANSTTVAAGGAQYVYSGGTANWTTVTNNGFMNVASSATASDTTVNSGGTLYVNDGAIASGLTLASGAGLNTSTGATLAGTNALGAFSISGGLAQNVLLENNGFLNVKSGDSSIGTVINQGGLEYVIGHATGTTVNSGGVQSVLGTVTSTTVNSGGTLDVFNGGSGSSSIINNGGLLSVSSGGTATDTTVAAGGLLNIADGGVLTLASGSFVNDGVTTYDTSTSAALNTDITGSGQLTKNGSGTLTLGGTFSQSQVNLNDGALIMDGLQATTDIVAQAGTSLSLVNSTTLTGIIDPTDVNIDDSSSWNITGDSLVDTLTNAGSIVFVPSQGAFTPYTLTVTNLVGNGGTITLYTVAGDSSSPIDKVVIDGGQATGSTGLLVLNRGGLGAQTTGNGIAVIEAINGGTTDVGAFTLNQPLVAGAYSYSLYRNADQSWYLTSQLTQTPTTDTGTTTPDEGSSDTTPVSGTTNYRDGMWSYAALPSLSLDFDRLVAGTADTRFHYAPDSRVWGRLVAGHLRHADSGSLTGGSVPESSSAYSFLQLGGDLWQLDGANADWRAGLYGATGLMRSDVWRDGGSHAAGTDRDTSYTGGVYLSGRSHAGLHVDGLLQASRHSLSTNSNDGTRLSTDGTGWLASAELGQAFNVGSNLSLEPQLQYTVQGLSVDDAQDEAASLSWSNTHRQSVRAGLKVGSSQSAKAKLSWWVTPSITQSYGGHSGVTASVPGVAGSEASFRSNLSGTGVGINGGLDARIRQNVTLGVQGGWSDALHGAESGGYYGQVRLGVSF, encoded by the coding sequence AGACGCTCAACAGTGGTGATACCGCGACCGGCATGACCGTGACCAATCATGCCTGGCAATACGTCAGTAGTGGTGCCTTAGCCACTTCAACGTCAGTGACCAATGACGCTAATCAGACTGTTTTTGCCGGAGGTTCTGCGGTAGCGACCACCTTAAACAACAGCGGGTCTTTCCAGTACGTCAGCAGTGGTGGTGTGGCAACCGGCACAACGGTCAACAGCGGGTCGAGGCAGTATGTCTATTCTGGGGGTTCTGTTTTCTCAACGACGCTGAATAGTGGAGGAAGCATCGGGCTTAATCCGGGTGCAACTGCCTTCGATCTTACCGTTAACTCAGGCGGACGGGCGAATATTGCTGGCGGCACAGCCAGTAACGTGGTGCTCAACTCGGGTGGATACTTAAGTGCTGTGGTTAGCGCAGTGGTGACCGATTTCACTCAGCTGGCAGGAGGATCATTAACCGCTGACACCAGCACCACGATCGACGGCACCAACAGCCTGGGTGCCTTCTCTATCAGTGGTGGTGTGGCAAACAATCTTCTGATGGAGAATAACGGCATATTAACTGTGCTGTCTGGCACCAGTGCTATCAACACCACCCTTGGCTCTGCGGGATTGGCAGTCGTCTATAGCGGCGGAACGGCTCTGGATACCACGGTGAACAGCAATGGCAACCAGATCATCCTCAGTGGAGGTTCTGCCACTTCTTCCGTCCTGAATGGCGGCACGGAAACAGTCTCAGGGACGGCAACGGGGACCACGGTTAACCTGAACGGGGTGCAATATGTCAGCGCCGGAGGTTCCGCTATCTCCACTGTCATTAATTCCGGACAGGCGACGGTATTCGGAACAGCAACGGGCACGACGGTGAACCTGGGTGGAACGCAATACGTGAGTTCCGGAGGCTCCGCTATCTCTACAGTCATTAACGGCGGAGAGGAGTCGGTATACGGGACAGCAACGGGTACCACGGTTAACCAGGGTGATCAATATGTAGGCGTGGGTGGCGTGGCTACGGGTACTACTGTGAATTCCTCTGGTTGGCAGTATGTCTATGGTGTTGCCAATTCTGCCATCGTGAATACTTCCGCTACGCAGTATGTTCAAAGCGGAGGCAGTGCTAACGCAACCATCGTTGAGGGTGGTAATCAGTTCGTCACCAGTGCTGGAACGGCGACTGACACGGTAGTGAACTCTGGTGGTCAGATTAATGTCGCAGGCAGCGTGACCTCCGCCACGATAAATAACGGCGCATTCGCCTACCTCTACAGTGGCGGCTCGACCAATGCGACCCAGATCAATTCTGGCGGCATCGAGTACGTCAACTCAGGTAGCTTAAGTACTTCAGCCGTGGTGAACTCTGGCGGCTACCAGACGGTATACGCCGGCGCTGAAGCCGTCGACACTACCGTGTTGGGAGGTACGCAGCAGGTTCTGGGTGAGGCGACGTCAACCACGGTGAATTCAGGCGGCGCCCAGTATATTTATAGCGGCGGTACGGCGACCGGTACAGAAATCGGTGCTGGCGCTGCGCAGGGTATCTATGGAACAGCCAACTCAACCACAGTGGCGGCTGGCGGTGCGCAGTATGTTTACAGCGGCGGCACGGCGAACTGGACTACCGTAACCAATAACGGCTTCATGAATGTCGCTAGCAGCGCTACGGCGTCTGATACCACCGTAAACTCCGGGGGCACGCTGTATGTCAATGATGGTGCTATCGCCTCTGGCCTGACGCTGGCATCCGGTGCGGGGCTCAATACCAGCACCGGGGCGACTCTCGCGGGGACTAACGCACTGGGCGCGTTTTCTATCAGCGGTGGCCTGGCGCAAAACGTGTTGCTGGAGAACAACGGTTTCCTGAACGTCAAATCGGGTGACTCATCGATTGGGACGGTGATTAACCAGGGAGGCTTGGAGTACGTCATCGGCCATGCCACTGGCACCACGGTGAATTCAGGCGGTGTGCAGAGTGTACTGGGCACCGTGACCTCAACCACCGTGAACTCCGGCGGCACGCTTGACGTGTTTAACGGCGGTAGTGGCTCCAGTTCGATCATCAACAATGGCGGCCTGTTGTCAGTCAGCAGTGGCGGTACCGCGACGGACACCACGGTGGCGGCGGGCGGTCTGCTGAATATTGCCGATGGCGGCGTGTTGACGCTGGCAAGCGGCAGCTTCGTCAACGACGGTGTCACCACCTATGACACCAGCACCAGCGCAGCGCTGAATACTGATATCACCGGCAGCGGGCAGCTCACCAAGAACGGTTCCGGTACGCTGACGTTGGGCGGCACTTTCAGCCAGTCGCAGGTTAACCTCAATGACGGCGCACTGATCATGGACGGCCTGCAAGCCACCACGGACATTGTGGCGCAGGCCGGTACCTCACTGTCGCTGGTCAACAGCACCACCCTGACCGGTATCATCGATCCGACGGACGTGAACATTGATGATAGCAGTAGCTGGAATATCACCGGTGACTCACTGGTCGATACCCTGACGAACGCCGGCAGCATCGTGTTTGTACCGTCGCAGGGGGCCTTTACCCCGTATACGCTGACCGTGACCAACCTGGTCGGCAATGGCGGTACTATTACCCTCTATACCGTGGCGGGCGACAGCAGCTCACCGATCGATAAAGTCGTTATCGATGGCGGTCAGGCTACCGGTAGCACCGGCCTGCTGGTGCTGAACCGGGGCGGACTGGGTGCCCAGACCACCGGCAACGGTATTGCGGTGATCGAGGCCATTAACGGGGGCACGACCGATGTCGGCGCGTTTACCCTGAACCAACCGCTGGTGGCGGGTGCGTATTCCTACAGCCTGTATCGCAACGCTGATCAGAGCTGGTACCTGACTTCCCAGCTGACACAAACCCCTACTACGGATACCGGTACTACCACACCGGACGAGGGCAGCAGCGACACCACGCCGGTTAGCGGAACGACGAACTACCGTGACGGCATGTGGAGCTACGCGGCGTTGCCGTCACTGTCACTCGATTTCGATCGCCTGGTGGCAGGTACGGCGGACACACGCTTCCACTACGCGCCGGACAGCCGGGTCTGGGGCCGTCTGGTGGCGGGCCATCTGCGCCATGCTGACAGCGGTAGCCTGACAGGCGGCAGCGTGCCGGAAAGCAGCAGCGCGTACAGCTTCCTGCAATTGGGTGGGGATCTCTGGCAGCTTGACGGCGCCAATGCCGACTGGCGGGCAGGGCTGTACGGTGCCACCGGCCTGATGCGCAGCGATGTCTGGCGTGACGGCGGCAGCCACGCGGCGGGTACCGATCGCGACACGTCTTATACCGGTGGCGTGTACCTGTCGGGCCGCAGCCATGCGGGTTTACATGTTGATGGTCTGTTGCAGGCAAGTCGCCACAGCCTGTCTACCAACTCGAACGACGGCACGCGTCTGTCGACTGACGGCACCGGCTGGCTGGCCTCGGCAGAACTTGGTCAGGCGTTTAACGTCGGATCAAACCTGTCACTGGAACCGCAGTTGCAGTACACGGTGCAGGGCCTCAGCGTGGATGATGCTCAGGATGAAGCAGCATCACTCAGCTGGTCCAACACTCATCGCCAGTCGGTCCGTGCAGGGCTGAAGGTTGGCTCGTCGCAGTCTGCGAAGGCGAAGTTGAGCTGGTGGGTTACGCCATCGATCACGCAGAGCTACGGCGGCCACAGCGGCGTGACGGCATCGGTGCCGGGCGTGGCGGGATCGGAAGCATCGTTCAGGAGCAACCTGTCGGGTACCGGCGTTGGGATCAACGGTGGTCTGGACGCACGTATCCGTCAGAACGTGACGCTGGGCGTGCAGGGTGGCTGGTCTGATGCGCTGCACGGCGCGGAATCCGGTGGCTATTACGGCCAGGTCAGACTGGGCGTGTCGTTCTGA
- a CDS encoding amino acid ABC transporter ATP-binding protein, with translation MLRIENVEKWYGPNKVLNNVNEVVEKGEVVVVCGPSGSGKSTLIRTINRLEEIQQGRILVNGVDSRAQNTDLNQFRSNIGFVFQQFNLFANLTVLQNVTLAQRRVRKSNKREADAVSMALLEKVGLSAKLHAYPHQLSGGQQQRVAIARALAMKPPVMLFDEPTSALDPEMVGEVLQVMKQLGKEGMTMVCVTHEMGFAREVADRVIFMDRGEILERAKPEDFFHHPQHPRAQKFVADIRH, from the coding sequence ATGCTAAGAATTGAAAACGTTGAGAAGTGGTATGGACCCAATAAAGTCCTCAACAACGTCAACGAGGTGGTGGAAAAAGGAGAAGTGGTGGTGGTTTGCGGTCCATCCGGGTCTGGCAAATCAACCCTGATCCGCACCATCAACCGGCTGGAAGAGATTCAGCAAGGACGGATTCTGGTTAACGGCGTAGACAGCCGCGCACAAAACACCGACCTCAACCAGTTTCGCAGCAATATCGGTTTCGTTTTCCAGCAGTTCAACCTGTTTGCCAACCTCACCGTGTTGCAGAACGTCACGCTGGCGCAGCGCCGGGTGCGTAAGAGTAACAAACGGGAAGCCGACGCTGTTTCCATGGCCTTGCTGGAGAAGGTCGGTCTCTCGGCGAAACTGCATGCCTATCCCCACCAGCTTTCGGGTGGACAGCAACAGCGTGTCGCCATTGCCCGCGCCCTGGCGATGAAACCTCCGGTCATGCTGTTCGACGAGCCGACCAGTGCGCTCGACCCGGAAATGGTCGGCGAAGTCCTGCAGGTCATGAAGCAACTCGGCAAGGAAGGTATGACCATGGTGTGTGTCACCCACGAAATGGGGTTTGCCCGGGAAGTGGCTGACCGGGTGATCTTCATGGATCGCGGAGAAATCCTTGAACGAGCTAAGCCAGAAGACTTTTTCCATCATCCCCAACATCCGCGCGCGCAAAAATTTGTCGCCGATATTCGCCACTGA
- the rtcR gene encoding RNA repair transcriptional activator RtcR encodes MKKRVVIGMLGTQLDRRGKRQHRWTKWRPSVALCQHEELPIDRFELLYQPRDISLAERLIEDIGEISPQTRVVPHAVSLIDPWDFEEVYGAFLDFASRYLFDTEHEEYLVHITTGTHVAQICWFLLTEARYLPASLLQTGPGQKGEVAPEGVYSVIDLDLSRYATLTSRFQYEQQSSVSFLKSGIETRNPTFNALIEQIERVAQRSSAPMLLTGPTGAGKSFLAERIFQLRQSRHQVKGKFVAVNCATLRGDNAMSTLFGHIKGAFTGALAARTGLLREADGGILFLDEIAELGLDEQAMLLRAIEEKHFFPFGSDREVSSDFQLIAGTHRDMHQWVREGRFREDLYARINMWSYRLPGLAERREDIEPNVDYELQRFMRNQRSQVRFDRDARTHYLRFANSGGATWRGNFRELSASVARMATLAENGRITLALVDEEIARLQANWHTEDQQSVTLPIEYDIDLFDQKQLETVIEVCQRSASLSEAGRRLFAISRQQKKQPNDADRLRKYLMRFDLSWEDVHKQKG; translated from the coding sequence ATGAAAAAACGTGTCGTTATTGGCATGCTGGGAACTCAGCTCGACAGGCGCGGTAAGCGGCAACATCGGTGGACCAAATGGCGTCCAAGTGTCGCGTTGTGCCAGCATGAAGAGTTACCCATTGACCGTTTCGAGTTGTTGTACCAACCACGTGATATCAGCCTGGCAGAACGCCTGATCGAGGACATTGGCGAAATCTCGCCGCAGACCAGGGTGGTGCCACATGCGGTTAGCCTCATAGATCCCTGGGATTTCGAAGAGGTTTACGGCGCATTTCTCGATTTCGCAAGCCGTTATCTCTTCGATACCGAGCATGAAGAGTATCTGGTGCACATCACCACGGGTACCCATGTGGCGCAGATTTGCTGGTTTCTGCTGACTGAGGCACGTTATCTGCCTGCCAGCCTGTTGCAGACCGGTCCGGGTCAAAAAGGAGAAGTGGCACCGGAGGGGGTGTACTCGGTCATTGACCTGGACTTGAGCCGCTACGCCACGTTAACCAGCCGCTTTCAGTATGAACAGCAGAGTTCGGTATCATTCCTCAAGTCAGGTATCGAGACTCGTAATCCCACGTTTAACGCCCTCATTGAGCAAATTGAACGCGTGGCGCAGCGATCCAGTGCGCCGATGCTGTTAACGGGACCAACAGGCGCGGGGAAATCGTTTCTGGCAGAGCGTATTTTTCAATTGCGCCAATCACGCCATCAGGTCAAAGGAAAATTTGTCGCTGTGAACTGCGCCACGTTGCGTGGTGATAACGCCATGTCAACGCTGTTTGGGCATATCAAAGGGGCGTTCACGGGGGCATTGGCTGCACGCACGGGTCTGTTGCGTGAAGCTGATGGCGGCATCCTGTTTCTGGATGAAATCGCGGAGCTGGGCCTTGACGAACAAGCCATGCTGTTGCGCGCGATTGAAGAGAAACACTTCTTCCCGTTTGGTTCAGATCGTGAAGTTAGCAGTGATTTTCAACTGATTGCAGGCACGCATCGCGATATGCATCAGTGGGTCAGGGAAGGACGTTTCAGGGAGGATTTATATGCTCGTATAAATATGTGGAGCTACAGGTTGCCGGGACTTGCTGAGCGTCGTGAAGACATTGAGCCTAATGTTGATTACGAATTACAGCGCTTTATGCGCAACCAGCGCAGTCAGGTGCGCTTCGATAGAGATGCGCGCACTCACTACCTTCGTTTTGCGAATTCAGGGGGAGCCACCTGGCGAGGCAATTTTCGTGAACTCAGTGCCAGCGTAGCGCGTATGGCCACACTGGCGGAAAACGGACGCATTACATTGGCACTGGTGGATGAAGAGATCGCCCGTTTACAGGCAAACTGGCATACAGAAGATCAACAGTCTGTGACATTGCCCATTGAGTATGACATCGATCTGTTTGATCAAAAGCAATTAGAAACGGTCATTGAAGTTTGCCAGCGCTCTGCCTCGCTGTCAGAAGCTGGACGCAGGCTCTTTGCCATCTCCAGACAGCAAAAAAAGCAGCCAAACGATGCGGATCGGTTGCGTAAATACCTTATGCGTTTTGATTTAAGCTGGGAGGATGTGCACAAACAAAAGGGTTGA
- a CDS encoding transporter substrate-binding domain-containing protein encodes MAKYAISCTWQRKTLSAVVLASAVLGLSGFSGTASANELADIKAHGEMVCGTLSTTEPMGFTDAKTRKVVGFDVDVCQALADQLGVKMVQKTLSVEARIPELQIGRVDILSAALGYTAERAKQIDFTSSHFQVPLKVLVPVSDGDKSLADLDDKRVGMTSGSTSEYWLRKSFPKIGVVTYHDSPSAFLALQQRKISGQAFAQTSGIRYLQAGKGKYAFIDQPIGWEPNALGVRKGEPEFLAAVNSALEKMEQEGKLDAIWNKWLGKGTVYNMPREHKLEPIEQIKLSTE; translated from the coding sequence GTGGCTAAATATGCAATCAGCTGTACCTGGCAAAGAAAAACCCTCAGCGCCGTTGTGCTGGCCAGCGCCGTGCTCGGACTGTCTGGATTCAGTGGCACCGCATCTGCTAACGAACTGGCGGACATCAAAGCACACGGCGAGATGGTGTGTGGCACGCTCTCCACCACCGAGCCGATGGGGTTTACCGATGCCAAAACCCGTAAAGTTGTCGGATTTGATGTTGATGTCTGCCAGGCACTGGCCGATCAACTCGGCGTGAAGATGGTGCAAAAAACCCTGTCAGTAGAAGCCCGTATTCCTGAATTGCAGATTGGCCGGGTTGATATTCTTTCTGCTGCGCTGGGCTACACCGCTGAAAGGGCAAAGCAGATTGATTTCACGTCTTCACATTTCCAGGTACCCCTGAAAGTGCTGGTTCCGGTCAGCGATGGCGATAAATCCCTGGCGGATTTGGACGACAAACGTGTCGGCATGACTTCCGGGTCCACTTCTGAATATTGGTTGCGCAAATCTTTCCCGAAAATCGGCGTCGTCACCTATCACGATTCCCCGTCGGCTTTTCTGGCGCTGCAACAGCGGAAAATCAGCGGTCAGGCATTCGCACAAACCTCCGGCATTCGCTATTTGCAGGCCGGTAAAGGGAAATATGCCTTTATTGATCAGCCGATTGGCTGGGAACCCAACGCGCTGGGCGTCAGAAAAGGCGAACCTGAATTTCTGGCGGCGGTTAACAGCGCACTGGAAAAAATGGAGCAGGAAGGCAAACTGGATGCCATCTGGAATAAATGGCTGGGTAAAGGCACCGTCTATAATATGCCACGGGAACATAAATTAGAACCGATCGAACAAATCAAACTCAGTACCGAATAA
- a CDS encoding RtcB family protein, producing MKPQYEVLSSASGAPIKMWTQGVPVEPEARQQLLNTASLPFIFKHMAVMPDVHLGKGSTIGSVIPTRGAIIPAAVGVDIGCGMIAVRTSLVAADLPDNLLGLRSAIEQAVPHGRTSTRGKRDKGAWHDTPADVDAHWAQLATRFKHLTDRYPQLLKTNNHQHLGTLGTGNHFIEICLDQADRVWVMLHSGSRGVGNAIGTLFITLAQKDMQQHIANLPDRNLAWFSEGSRHYEDYLEAVGWAQDYAHHNREVMMNRVLAALSVCITKPFATHQEAVNCHHNYVQQEQHFNEQVLITRKGAVSAQKGQMGIIPGSMGAKSFIVRGLGNEESFCSCSHGAGRIMSRTAAKNRFTIDDQIRATAHVECRKDRDVIDEIPMAYKDIDAVMAAQSSLVEIVHTLRQIVCVKG from the coding sequence ATGAAACCTCAATATGAAGTACTCAGTTCTGCCTCAGGTGCGCCGATAAAAATGTGGACGCAGGGCGTGCCGGTAGAACCTGAAGCCAGACAGCAGCTGCTCAACACTGCTAGCCTGCCATTTATCTTTAAACATATGGCTGTCATGCCCGATGTACATCTGGGAAAAGGTTCAACAATTGGCAGTGTCATACCGACGCGTGGTGCCATCATTCCTGCGGCAGTAGGGGTAGACATTGGTTGCGGCATGATTGCCGTGCGAACTTCACTGGTTGCCGCCGATTTGCCCGACAACCTGCTGGGTCTGCGCAGCGCCATCGAACAAGCCGTGCCCCATGGCCGCACCAGCACCCGCGGTAAGCGAGATAAAGGTGCCTGGCATGATACGCCCGCGGACGTTGACGCACATTGGGCACAACTGGCAACCCGGTTTAAGCATCTGACCGACCGATATCCTCAACTGCTGAAAACGAATAACCACCAGCATCTGGGTACACTCGGCACAGGGAACCATTTTATTGAGATCTGCCTTGATCAGGCCGACCGGGTATGGGTAATGCTGCACAGCGGTTCGCGCGGGGTGGGTAATGCTATTGGCACCCTGTTTATTACGCTGGCGCAGAAAGACATGCAGCAGCACATTGCCAATCTTCCTGATCGCAATCTCGCCTGGTTCAGCGAAGGAAGCCGTCATTATGAGGATTATCTGGAAGCGGTAGGTTGGGCTCAGGATTATGCGCATCATAACCGTGAGGTCATGATGAATCGTGTACTGGCCGCTTTGTCTGTCTGTATAACCAAACCCTTTGCCACCCATCAGGAGGCAGTGAATTGCCATCATAACTATGTGCAGCAGGAGCAGCATTTTAACGAGCAGGTGCTGATCACACGTAAGGGTGCGGTTTCCGCGCAAAAGGGACAAATGGGGATTATTCCCGGTTCGATGGGAGCCAAAAGTTTTATCGTGCGCGGCCTGGGAAATGAAGAGAGCTTCTGCTCTTGCAGCCACGGTGCAGGCCGCATCATGAGCCGAACCGCCGCCAAAAATCGGTTCACCATTGATGACCAAATACGCGCCACCGCCCACGTAGAGTGTCGCAAAGATCGTGACGTAATCGACGAAATACCCATGGCCTACAAAGACATTGATGCCGTCATGGCAGCGCAATCCTCACTGGTGGAGATCGTTCACACGCTGCGCCAGATCGTATGCGTAAAAGGATAA
- a CDS encoding amino acid ABC transporter permease has protein sequence MVSFDPMSLLHGAYLQWLITGLETTLSLFALCLISSFILALFLTAMRISGVAPLRWFVAIYVEYHRNVPVLVQLLLWYFGLSAVLPDILSQWVNEHGSEFFFAYVALTLNTAAFMSEDLRSGLRSIASGQMEACRALGLTFAQAMRDVILPQSIRVSVPPLINQSLALYKATSLAMAISVAELTYAAKQIENETFRTFEAFAIVSVIYLLGSLLIVGVGFAYDRFIYHAGSR, from the coding sequence ATGGTAAGTTTTGATCCTATGTCATTACTGCATGGTGCCTATTTGCAGTGGCTGATAACAGGTCTGGAAACAACATTAAGCCTTTTTGCTTTATGTCTGATCTCCAGTTTTATTTTGGCATTATTTCTGACCGCGATGCGTATTTCCGGGGTTGCCCCGTTGCGGTGGTTTGTTGCTATTTATGTTGAATATCATCGTAATGTCCCGGTACTGGTTCAGTTGCTGCTGTGGTATTTCGGACTGTCGGCGGTGTTACCCGATATATTGTCTCAGTGGGTCAATGAGCACGGCAGTGAATTCTTCTTTGCCTATGTGGCACTGACGCTGAATACCGCGGCATTTATGTCTGAAGATCTGCGCAGTGGCTTGCGCTCCATTGCCAGTGGCCAGATGGAAGCCTGCCGGGCGCTGGGGCTCACCTTTGCTCAGGCGATGCGGGATGTGATTTTACCGCAATCGATTCGTGTCTCTGTTCCGCCACTCATTAATCAGTCGCTGGCATTGTACAAGGCCACCAGCCTGGCAATGGCCATCAGCGTTGCAGAGCTGACCTACGCGGCCAAGCAGATTGAAAATGAAACCTTCAGGACCTTTGAAGCCTTCGCCATTGTCTCGGTGATTTATTTGCTGGGTTCGCTGCTGATCGTTGGCGTCGGCTTTGCTTACGATCGTTTCATTTACCACGCCGGGAGCCGCTAA